The sequence ATGCACATTTAGTGAATATCTAAGCTATTGTTATTTAATGAGCTAAAAAATAAAAAATCGATAAATCAATTAGATAAAATATCTAGCTGTGATAGTAAAAACGGGTAATTTTACTCCTTTCTAACTATTTTGCATGAAAATAGAGCAACTAACCGCCTTTATATCAGAAACTCATTGACGATTTGGCACCAATACGGTTTAATGCGCCCCGTTGCCCGGATAGCTCAGTCGGTAGAGCAGGGGATTGAAAATCCCCGTGTCCTTGGTTCGATTCCGAGTCCGGGCACCATATTTAAAGAAACCAGCTTAATAGCTGGTTTTTTGCTTTCTGACGTTTGACTCTCCATCGAACGCCGTTCGATTATTCGCCCTGCCAGCAGGACTCACCCCTTCGGGGCCGTCGCAAGCGACGTTCAACACCGCTTCGCGGGTTGTCCGAGTCCGGGCACCATAAAGGTTTACTGAGCGTTAGAGGATGAGGCCAGCAGCGCGTACCGGTTCAGCAGTTGGGTAAATCGGCTGTCTATCTGTTGGCGCAGTGCCGAAGGCGGGGTTTGCCCTGACGCTAACTGCTCCTGATACTGCCGCAGCAACTCTTCCAGCGGTAAGGTTTTTGCCAGCGGCTGCTGGATAGCGTAGACGGCAGATTTCAGTTCAGAGACCGTCATATATCCCCGTTTTTTCTCATCCAGACTGTTCAAGCGCTCAGCCAACTGCCGCAAGCGGTCTTGCGCCAGCGCGTAATGTTTCAGCTCCACCAATGGGGCAGCCCCACTCTCTCGTTGCTGTTGCCACACCGTACTCAACCGTTTGACCTCTGGATTAGCGGGCCACAGCTGTTGCGCCTGCGCTAACAGTGCATCACCCTGCTGTTGCGCCCATAACGGCGGTAACTGTGCCAGTTGATCCAACTGCGCCGCACTGGCTTGCAACACCGGTTCTGCCAGACGCGCCCACTCGATATCTGAGGCCTGATTCTTCAGTTCATCCATTGACTTAGTTGTTAACGGCACAGGTAAAGTCGCAGCGCGAGCTAACAATACCTCTTCCAGCTGAGGGGATGACAATGACTGCCAGATAACAAAACTGCCCACCATTAACACCGCCATCAGTGATAACCCGGCAACAAAACCGTGACCCGCTTTCCAACGCGGCGGCGGAGCGGACAATGCCACCTGAACACTCGGCGGCGCCGGTTCGTTAACAATATAGACCAGTGGCTCACTGACTGCAGCAGACGAAAATGTGGGTTGCACTGGTGATTCAGTGATACCGAGGTGCCGTGCCGGAACCCTCAACCGGACTGGCGTATCAGAACTCGCCTCGGCACTTTCCAGACGCAGTGCGGCGTTATGTAACATCAGGCGAACACCATCCAATTTACTCAGATGCTTGAGTTCTAAAGTTTGCAGTTGAGTACATAGCTGCTCCAGTGCACGTTCAGCCCTATACACCAGCGCCAGGTCGCCATAGCACAGTGTCATGGTGCGCCAGACTTGCTGTAATCTGTCACTCAACCAGGCCAGTAACGCCACTCGGGCATGAGTTTGCGGTGGCCACAATGCGCTCCATTGATGAGACAGCAAGCCCGCCAGCAACTCCAGCCCCTCACACAACCCAGCCAGTCCTGCGATGTGAGTCCGCGCCAGGGTAAAATCTACCGTGGTCTGCAACTCAACCCCGTTCTGGCGAAACAGCGCTAAACAAAGCTGCTCGACCCGCGCCCAATCAACATCCGGGCGAGCAGGATGATGTAATTTGCCGATTTCGTCACGTAAGGCACTAAATTCAGCAAAATGGCGCGGGTCGCCGCCGGTTTTAACCGTCCGCTCAGTATTCGATATCATGTGTTTGTCTTCCCTGAATAGGCGTTAAGATGACTCACCCGTATTGAGATAATGTTGTTGTTTAAGATGACGTATCAGCACCCGCCCTTCCGGCATAAACGCGGTGCCAAAGTGCACCAGCCCCAACTCTTTTAGCTCGGCGTCAATGCCATATTCCAAATGCCCCGGGGTGGATTGGGGTAGCAGCACCACATTGAGACTTTTCAACCGTGGCTCATATTTCAGCAAGGTGTCAGAGAGCGTGGTCAGCAGTGAATGGGCGGTGCCGGGCATCCCTTGCAAGATTTTGCTCATGTCTGGCAGGCCGTAATCCGGCAGATGGCTGAGCGTACCGGCGCGGCAGTTAAGAATGCGCTGCATATTGTCGAGCACCGACAGGACGACCTGATTGGTTTCGCTCACCTGATGAAGGTCAAGCTCACCCGCGACGTTGCCGAACAGCATTTCATAGAGAGAAGGCTGGGGCATCTTACTTATCCTTCAGGGGTAACAGCGTCATGCCATGATTATTCAGTTCAATCTGACGGGCCTTATCGGGGTCGAGGTCGTCACGGCTCAACACCACCCGCCAGGTGTTGTTAGCGATATCAGGTGCCAGAAACATACCCGCGACTGCCACATACTGCGCTTTTTCGTCCAGCGGCATATCAATGGACACCGCAGCACCCGGGCGAATACGGATATCTTTTTCAGCAAGTAAATCGGCTTTGATGGCCTGGCTGTCCTCGGCAAATAATGAGGGATAATCGGTACCGTCAAATGTTTTGCGATCCTGTAGCTGATAGATGCGCACCACCGTGGCCAGTGGGGCACCGGTCGCGTTGTTGTTTACCGCATCCCGCGCCTGTATATCCAGATGCAGGGTTTTCACCTGCTTATAAAAAATGGATTTTGTTACGGCGACAGTGCCGTCACTCACTTTCTGGGTCAGTCCACATCCGCTCAGGGTGGATATCATGACCAGCATCAGTAATGCAAAACGTGTTTTACCAGCGGTAATCGCCATATTCATCGGTGTCCCTTCGGTGAAGATTTTCCTGAACACGCTGATAGCGGCCCAGATTAATTGTGATCATTTCAGTGTCGGTGGGTGTGGTTGACGCGACGCGCTGTGTCCGCATTACGGCGGTTCTGCCTAACAGAATCCCGGTGCTTTTCGGCTGGCAGGAGAGCTGTGCGTCAGGCAGTAGTGCGCGTAACACCGTCAGTTGTAAACGCACATGCAGCCGCGACCCCAGATACACCTGCAATAACGCCATTAAATCCGTGTGCAATTGCCCGCCGGGTAGCCACTCGCGGGCTTCATCGGGATTATCGGTCTTCAATCTCAGCAATACCTGACTGTTAACATCCACCGCGTGACTGCCCATTACCGGGCTGTTACTCATGCTGGCGGGGTGACGTGCGCTCAGGGCCAGTGGATTGCGCAAGGGGATACGGCAGCGGTCATGCGCTATCACGTGGGCATCTGTTTCCGGTGCCAGCAACTGAACCAGCGCAATAATGCCTTCACTGGTGCGCGTGGGTAGGCGCATCATGCCAGTCAGTGCCAGAAAACGAGACACCGGCGTGGCGATATTCTGTGCACATCCCTCAATACCCAGACCACAGAGGCTCAGCAGATACCGAGAGGTTTTATCGGTGCCGCCGGGTGAAAAACTGGCCGGATAAGAGTACTTGCGCCAAACGCGGTAGTACTGCGTGATCAGTCGGTGATTGAAAATGTCCAGAAAGTCGCTGACCGCCTCATGCCCTTCGCGGCGCTGGGTAATATCGTCGATATACGCAGTAGGCAGTGGCGACTCCACGCCATACAGTCCCATAAAGGTGGTGCGGATGGTCGGTGGCAGGTGTGGATGCGCGGGTATTTCCACCCGTTTAAATTCACTGGCCGGAAACCCCATGCCCGGATGGGGACGAAAACGCACCGGATCGTGCCTGACCTGCCAGTGACTACCCAATGGCGGGGCATCCGGCTGGCTTTGCTCCAGTAACTGACAGAAGCGATAAAACTGGGTATACGGCAGTTTATCCCACAGTTGTTCGATTAGCCGGGCAGACGCTGATTGTGATTTTCTTTCCATCGGATACATTTCCCGGCAGGCTGAACGATAAGAGTGAGCTGATTGAACAAGTGGATGTCAGCGTAAAGGGCAAAGAAACGGTTGAGCATCTCGCCAAACAGATGAATGTCGCCTTCGCCGGTAAAGCCGTTGCCATCCAGTGTCACTTCAATGTCGATACCCCGTAACAGAAAGCCCTTTTCAAAACGCTGCGTCTGGTGGTGCTGCACCTGTTGAATGGCATCAAGACGGCGATTATTCAGTTCATCCCCTTGCCAGTTGTACAGCTCCAGCGTCCCGCGTAGCACCTGTGCGCTGCTCATCAGGTTGAGGTAACTTGAACCCAGATGGCTCAGTACCCGCCACTGGAAGTGGTCTTCCGCCGGGGGATAAGAGGGTAACGTAGGCTTGCAGAGATTGCGTACTTTCAGCGGCGTCTGTAACACTGCTTCGCAGCGGTCCAACAACGTGCTCTGTAACGCTTTGCGCGGGAGCTGACCATTGGTACCGGTAATTTTCAGTGACACCGCCTCGCGGGTAAACAATCGGTCCGCTTCCCATTGCTGGCCGCCGAGGATCAACCAGGTATCATGCAGCCCGGTCACCCCTCGTTTTACGCGGGTATGGTAATAGCGTTCCGGCGCATGACGTCGCTGCATTCCGCCACGATGGCGAAAACTGGTAAAAGGAACATAGGTGGCATCGGATGTCCGTTGCGAACCGGTCACAGCGTCGATGGAGTAAATTTCGGTGTGCCCATCCTGCAAGCGGCGCGGGCGCAGCATATACTCACTTTCCAGCCCATTGATGGTTAACGGGTCAGCTTCCAGCGAGAACAGGTTAATCACCGGTACACAATGCAGGTTAAGCGCGTCATCCCTGACCGGCAGATCACTTTGCCACTGACAATCAAACACCACTTCGATATCAAACCAGGCAATACCCGCTGGCAGCGTCACGGTTTCCAGCCCGTTCAGATGCACGAACATAAACTTCTCGCGGAAAGTGAAATATTCCAGTAATAGCTGATAACCGCTGAATGCGCTGTCGCCTTTGGGCCACAGCAAATCTTGGTCTGCAAAGCCACCGGGCGAAAACCAACCATCCAGTTTTATTCGATCAACCTGATTGGGTAGACGCAAATAGAGCGCGGCCTGACGCCGGGTCAGGGCCAGATGTAACGCACTGCTGACCGCCGCCTCTCCCGCCAGATAAAAACACAAGCGACGTAAGTCCACCTGCAACCAGTCAGCTTGTGGGCTGCATGCCAGTCGCAGACGCAGCACCGAACGGCCGTCTGGTTCGGTCGCCATCACCACGGTTGAGACGGCGAGCGGGTTGAGTACCATATCGCGTGTAGTTCGGTACTGGCAGACGGTATTCTTCGGCCCAATGGGGCGGGAATAGATTTCCATGCCTTCGGGCACGATTTCAGCCATTTTCATCGCTGGAACATCCGGGGTCAGCGCCACCACCGACAGCGAGGGAATAGTGCGTAGATAGTGCGGCCACAGCATGCTCACCAGCCCTTCGGTAAACTCCGGCAAGTCGTCATCAATTTTTTCGCGCAATCGCCCCATGGAGAAGGCAAAGCCTTCAAACAGGCGTTCGACGTAAGGGTCAGGCGTACCGGGTTTATCCAGGTCTAACATCGCTGCCCGGTCAGGGTGAGTTTGGGCAAACTCTTTAGCTGCATCGCGCAGATAGCGCATTTCGGCGTCGTAATAACGCAGGGTAAGGTCTTTCATGGTTTTCTTTTTATCAGGATAGGGTTATCGATTAACCACACAGCACCGCAGCCCGTGCCGGGTCGAGGGCCACTAATCCGGCGAGCAGGTTTTCCATCTCGCCATGCAAGCGTGATTTGTCCGACTCGGTTCGGCTGGCTTTCATGCGCAGCAATTTCAGGCGACGGGCTTTCACTTCAAACAGTAATTCCGGCTCCCATTGGGTGAGCGTCATCAAGGTCGCGTTCCCCTCCAGCTCACCCAGCAAATGCAATGCCATGTCGTTTTTTCCGTACTGCTCGGCGACCCGCGCCATCAGCAGGCGGATCAGCCACTGATGGCGTGGCGTGCGGGCACCCGGGCGGTTTTGCAGCCAGTTCAGTGCCGCTTCCACGCCTTCGCTGTCGGCTTGCGCCAGCGCTTCCGGCTCCAGTTGCAAAATATCGTCATCCCCGGCCGTACTGGCGGAGGCTGCCGGTTCACTGCCCCAACTTTCTGCTGCCATCACCTGCTGGGTTATCCAGTTTTGCGTCACTGCGTCGGCGAACGGGGTGCCGTCATTAAACGCCAGTGCTTCAAGCCCCGGCAGGCGGGTCAGCAGGCCATTTAAATCTTGCTGAATGATGTCAGCCCAGCGCTCATGCAGCCCGCCTGTTTTGGTCAATGCCTGATGGGTATACCACTGGAGATCCAGCCACAGGTGATTAACGCCCTGAGCAAATAGGATGTCGGCTTGTTCCAACAATTCCAGCCAGCTTTGTTGCAGATAAAGACGTTTCAGCAGGGCGCGGTTCTCCGGTTTGGGTGGGGCCAGACGGGTACATCCGTCAGTTGCCAGCGGCGGCAGTTCATGCAGGGTGTCCAGACGAATGCTTTTCATCAGATGATGCCCCGACAGCCAGCCGTTCGGCTGGTCGCGCAAAAAAACCGCCAGCAGTTTTGCCTGATCGAGCAAATCACGCCCGGAGCTGACGGCTTTCAACGCAGGAGCATCAGGCACAGAGTGGCGAGGGAGACTGCTGTTTTGTGGGATAACGGCATCAGGGCCGCCGGACTGCATTAGCCGGTTTTCTAATGCCGCATACAGGCTAGCGAACTGAGGGCGGATGGACGCATCCCAGCCGCCAACACTTTCCTCGGTTAACACCAACGCGCCCACAATGCGTTCAAAGTCAGCTTTTGTGACTTCCGGGTACAGTGACAGGCTATCCAGCACCCGGCTACCCGCCAACCATTCCAGTGCCAGTTTGCGGCTGTTGCCACGTTGTGGATGCAGTGCATCACCAAAACGTTGGACCAACCCGGCCAGCAGAGCCAGGCCATCCGCCAGCCCGCTTTCGCCATCGATGTGCAGTCGCGCCCAGATATAATAGGTCGCGACGCGCACATCTTTGCACGCACCGGTCAGCAGCTTCTCCGCCAGTGCACAGACCAAACCAGTATCTGCGCCGGACAGTTTGTTGACCTCTTCACGCATCTGCTGGAAATCATCGTCATAACCGGGGTCCTCACCCACCGGTGAATCCGGGGCAATGGGGACCAGCCATTTTTCCCAGAGCGAAATCTGCTGCTGGACCTGCTGCGAAAGCGCCTGCGGTTCGGCATGGCAGGCGCTGAGTAAGCTGTGCAACGTAGCCATCAGTATCCCTCTTCTGTTGCGGTATCCGTTTTCTGAGCGCCACCGGTGGCATCCACACTGAATATTTGCGTCGGTAAGACGAAGTTACGCAGTTTCAGTAACGCCAGCGGGCCTTCTCCAGCTTCAGTGCGTAAGGTGTAGTTCAGCGGCCTGCCATCAGGCGCTTTCCAGCTAAGATTAAAACTGCTGTTGACACCCTGATACGGGGTGACCTGCGCCTTATCCAGTAAACGGATCCACCCCCAGGCCCCGGGGAGATCGGCAAACTGTCGGGTACCGGCCTGGGTGCTTATCCAACTCAGGCTAGCACCCGGTGCTTCGGTATCATGGGGCCAGGTGAAACGTTTCCACACTGGCAACTGGTTGTAATAGCTGAGCTTCTGGCTGTCGATCACCAGATCAGTCTGCATCACGTCTTTCGCGGTACCGGGGCGCAGTTCAAAGCGTATGCCCGCTTCACCGTCGGCAAACACCACGTCAGACAAATAACTCAGTTGGTCCACCGCTTTCAGGAATGCAGGGTTAAATGTCAGCCCCTGAGCATTAATGCTGTCCGGCACCCAATGGCTGCCCTCTTTGTGCAGCACGCCGTTCAGCCGGGTTTGCAGAAAACGGGCGATACGGCCACTGTCGCTGTTGAGATAACGTGCCAGCAGCGGGAGTGACACTTCACTGCTGGTATCTTTTAACGGATAACGCCCGCCGAAGGTACTGTTCCAGTCATCGACGATAGATGCCTGCCACTGGGCATTCAGGCTCTGAGCGGCAGGGGTTAATACCTGCTGCCACGCCTGTTCCATTGGCTGGACAAATACCGTCTGGCCAAATCCACTCCACTCCTGACCGAGGCTGGCGGCAACCAGACTGCCATAATCACGGGTTTCGGTCAGATCGACCGCTTTGCCCTGAAATACCGTCTGCGCCAGAGTCTGGGTCATGGCTTGAGGATCGGCAGCATTCACCACCTGCTGAAGTTTAAGGCGTACTTGGGTAACACGGGTCAGGAAGGTTTGCAGACTGAGGTGGGTATTGCCCTGTCCGCCGGCCTTGCCGTCCATCAGCGCCAGTACCGGACCAAAAGTGGCATCCAGCGGCCCCTGTGCACCCGCTTGCTGATCAATAGCGGGCTGCTCATCGCGGTTTAACAGATTTTTGGCCGATTTGACCAGCGAATCAGACAACGCCTCACCGGTTTGCCCGGTTTTCCCCTGTACGCTCAGGGTGTTCATTAGCGCCACCAGGGGGGACTGACGCACGTCTGCCATCAGGGTGAGTTGGTCGATGGAGTCCGATAACGTCTGTGCTTGCTGCCAGTGCAGACTGTTGAGAAAATCCAACCAACTGGTAGAGAAATCAGCGAAATAGCGCGCTTTCAACCGCGCCTGCAGGGCTTCGGGAGAATCCTGCTGTAATGCGGTATTTTTACTGTCACTCAGTACCCAGTCCATCTCTTCCCGACGCTCACTGGCCACTTTTTCAATCGCCGGTTTTACTGCGTCATCCCAGGCTTTACGGGTGAACATGCCCGGCACCACGGCATCGGTGGTAAAAATCCGTTCAGCATCGGTATCACCGGTCATATCAGACAGGCGCAGATCAGCATACTGATTCGCCACCTGAGCCAGCATCTTCTGATAGAGCGAAGATTCACTGTTACGGGCACCCATCTGACTGATCAACCGGGTACGTACCTGACTGACCAGGTTTTCATCCAGTTTCAGACGCCAGGCCGGGTGCAGGGAAAGATTACGGGCATAAAAATCCAGTAGAGCGGGACCGCTGCCCTGCCAGAGGCTGTCCGGCACACCACTGCGCTGTGGCCAGTCATGAAGCAGCGTGGTGCTAAACCATGGCGCATCCATTTTCTCCGGACGCGCCAGCATCAGATAGCGTTTTAACTGCTCATAAGCGGGTTTTACCAGTGTGTCGCGCAACGGAGAGTCAGGGGGGAGCTGCGCCATGGTGCTGAGTTGCTCTTCAAGGTGACGAGCGGCAGCATCGCGCAGCAGCGGGGTGGCGCTGGCCTGATAGTGTGGCCAGAGCGCGGCCAGCAACGCATCATTCTGACTCAGACCAAACCGGCTGTACCAAGGCGCACCTTGCTGTTGGCGATATTGCAATCGGTCTAATGTGTGTTGCAGATCCAACTGCGCCTGAAGACGGGCGGGCAACGGTTGCTGCACGTTAGCCGCCAGTTTCACCTGAGATTCACTGGTATTTAGGGTGTCGCGGTTGACCAGGAATGACATCACCATGCCCGCCCCCCACAACACCATGATGCCCGCCAGCGCCATCGCCAGCGTTTTACGCCAGGCAAACCCCAGCTTTTTCGCCGCTAAGCCTGCGGGCAATGACGGCAGTGAATCAATCACCACATCCCAGCGGTTATCCTTGCCCCAGTGGTGTTTCACGCTGCGTTTTGCATTGACCGACGCCGGGCTGAATATCACCCCCGCCAACGGTGAAGGTCGATAGGGATTCAGCAGCGTCGCCAGCGGGCCGGCGACAGAGTCCGGCTGACGCGCTAACTGATCCGCCAGTTGCAATAAAAATGGGTGCTGGGTGTTGCTGCTAATCTGTTGCGTACCCTGCTCAATCAGCGACGGCACCAACCCGGCAAGCTGTGTACTCAGTTCGCCAGCGTTACACCCCGCTGGCAGTAAACAGCCGACGGATTGGGTGATGCGATCGGCCCCGTCATCGGCATGCAGTGACCAGACATACAGCGGCAGCCGCCAGCCGAGCAGCTCAAAACGTGCCGCGAACGCTTGTGCCACGCTGTCCATCATATCGACGGTGAGGGTTGTTTTAGATTCTTGCTGACCAAGTGTCGTGCGTTGAGCCAGGGCTGAGGTCACCCAGACCACCCCATCCAGCGGACGGCGGCGTAATTTACGTAAAGCACTCAGCCATGCGCTATCAGCCTGCGCCCCCAAATCGCCTCCCCACAACAGCACGGTGCCACTGTCTTCCTGCCAGTATTGCGATGTCAGGCCGGGGGTGAGCTGTTCAACCTCCGCCGCACTGCCGGTGAGTAACAGAATGCGCACTTTGCGGGGCCAGAAGCGGCCGTATTGCTTCTGGAGGCCTGTTTTAATATCAGACGTTAAATTGCTGTTGGACGAAGTTTTATTCGTTGCTTCCTTTTCTTGTTTCGTCAGTAGTTTTGGTTTAAAAGCAATCTGCCTTATGCTTTGTTTCCATCGCCACCAAAATGCCATCCCAATAAGCCCCATCAGAAGAGCCGAAAAAATCCCCCCCCATATTAGCCAGGCAGTAGAGATCAATACGCCTCTGTCTACCAGTTGGCGCTGGAAAACTATCAAGAGCAGGGCACTAACCCCGGCCAAACCAATAATCAGAAGAAAATATCCCCAAAAACCATAGCGTGGTGGCCGAGATCCTTTCTCTTGGTTCATGAAAATAACTCCTTGGTAATGAGACACATCGAACCTGACGATTGTGGCTTTTGATAAATGATCAGTTGGTTTTGTGAAGTCTTGCTTGCAGCTTCTACCATCATGCTCAAAGACAGCCCCAAAATAAGTTCTCCTGGTGGGCCGAAAGTCAGGTCAATATAATGAACAGGTTTCTTTTTAGGTAATATCCAATCATGAGAGTCTGCATATAAAGCGATATTCACCGCGGTATTCTCTGTATCACCCGATAACCAAACATGCTCTAATTCATTAAAATCTAATTTGTTGTAATCAAAAAGCATATTTAGATCATCTGACAGATTTCCGGGTGCTAATGGCATTAGCCTTCCTAATCCTGCCAATACGGGATAACCATGTGTGTTAATAAAATCTGGTGAACTAATCAGTTGCGCTGAAATAAGTTCACTGGATTTTTGCTGTATGTTATTAGGCCAGTTTTGCAAGCACAAAATTAAAATCACGCCCTTGATTTCAGACTCAAGACTCAATTCATCGATTTCTTCAATAGAAGAGATAAATTCAGGCAAAAGATCCCACTGACCGAAAACAGCAGATTGAATTGTTTCACGATGGAGTACTGAAGAATGTAATACATATACGGTGTGTAAATAGTGACGATAGCCTGAAGACTGACTTTCGAGCTTATCATCAATCTCATTTAATCGTGATGGTAAAGTTTTTTTGTCTCCGGCTAACGGGCGGGCCTTTTGAGGATACATAGGGATTTTAGCTTGCTCCCCCAAAATCGAGCCAATACCGTCAATCTCTGGGGTCAATAAAACATTACCCACTACGGCGAGCTGCTTTCGACTCCATTGTTGCCATTGCGCCTTCGTTTTTTGTGATTCTTCATGCCAGGCAAACGCAGATGCACCTGACTGCTCATAACGGTTAAGTATTACCCCAAAAATACAAAACCATAGTAGCAGAGCAGGTAATACACCATAAAGGAGTATCGGGGTATATGTCGAAAAACGGCCAATAAATAAAGCAGCTCCAGCCCCTATTATCAACATAATGATTAAAACAATTATCCACAGACTATAACGAGGCGGAGATAATACAGATTGCTCAGGGATTTCAGGAATAGGCCAACCCATAATTATGACTCAATGCTGTTTTCGGGATGAGAACTAATAACTCGACAACCACAGGCACACAGACAGTTACTCACAACAACAGAAACCCCCTCTTCCATCTCAGTGGGTGAACCTTCAATAATTTTATTATTTCCATGCCCTTGTATGGGACAAGAAACTAAATCACCGACTAATGCAACCTGCACTCCATTAATAAACATGGTAGATGACGCTGTGATCACCTTTCCCCCATGCGTAGTAGCATCACCTAAGCAAACTATTCCTGGCATTCCTTTCTCCTTAGTTATTGCTAGATTTAATGAGGCAATCACTCATCCAAGAAAGCTCCGGGCCTGACTCTTAACGTCTGGCTTATAGCATCCCAGAAATTGACTATTTCATTCTGACTATAAGGTGATGGCGTTAATTCATCATTAAGAAGTTCCAAGCTAAATACAGGTTTTTTAATTCCGCCGACTTTTTCATTTGTGATGAGTATAAAATCATAGCGTTTATTATCATTTGACGAGTATTTTCCTGCAGCAAGTAACTCTTCAGTATCTAGTTTGTTAATCTTACGCGCTCCCTTTCGTAATATGTCACCATTACTAGATAAAAGATTTTTCCATATATTATCACTACGTTCTAATAAGCTGTCTTTTTCTTTAGTGAAGTTATCTGTTGATACTCCGAACCTCAACTGACTATTATTTTCACTTCTAAAGAGTAGATCGATCTCTTCTTTATCTTTTCCATTG comes from Yersinia bercovieri ATCC 43970 and encodes:
- the tssJ gene encoding type VI secretion system lipoprotein TssJ gives rise to the protein MAITAGKTRFALLMLVMISTLSGCGLTQKVSDGTVAVTKSIFYKQVKTLHLDIQARDAVNNNATGAPLATVVRIYQLQDRKTFDGTDYPSLFAEDSQAIKADLLAEKDIRIRPGAAVSIDMPLDEKAQYVAVAGMFLAPDIANNTWRVVLSRDDLDPDKARQIELNNHGMTLLPLKDK
- the tssF gene encoding type VI secretion system baseplate subunit TssF, with product MKDLTLRYYDAEMRYLRDAAKEFAQTHPDRAAMLDLDKPGTPDPYVERLFEGFAFSMGRLREKIDDDLPEFTEGLVSMLWPHYLRTIPSLSVVALTPDVPAMKMAEIVPEGMEIYSRPIGPKNTVCQYRTTRDMVLNPLAVSTVVMATEPDGRSVLRLRLACSPQADWLQVDLRRLCFYLAGEAAVSSALHLALTRRQAALYLRLPNQVDRIKLDGWFSPGGFADQDLLWPKGDSAFSGYQLLLEYFTFREKFMFVHLNGLETVTLPAGIAWFDIEVVFDCQWQSDLPVRDDALNLHCVPVINLFSLEADPLTINGLESEYMLRPRRLQDGHTEIYSIDAVTGSQRTSDATYVPFTSFRHRGGMQRRHAPERYYHTRVKRGVTGLHDTWLILGGQQWEADRLFTREAVSLKITGTNGQLPRKALQSTLLDRCEAVLQTPLKVRNLCKPTLPSYPPAEDHFQWRVLSHLGSSYLNLMSSAQVLRGTLELYNWQGDELNNRRLDAIQQVQHHQTQRFEKGFLLRGIDIEVTLDGNGFTGEGDIHLFGEMLNRFFALYADIHLFNQLTLIVQPAGKCIRWKENHNQRLPG
- the tssA gene encoding type VI secretion system protein TssA encodes the protein MATLHSLLSACHAEPQALSQQVQQQISLWEKWLVPIAPDSPVGEDPGYDDDFQQMREEVNKLSGADTGLVCALAEKLLTGACKDVRVATYYIWARLHIDGESGLADGLALLAGLVQRFGDALHPQRGNSRKLALEWLAGSRVLDSLSLYPEVTKADFERIVGALVLTEESVGGWDASIRPQFASLYAALENRLMQSGGPDAVIPQNSSLPRHSVPDAPALKAVSSGRDLLDQAKLLAVFLRDQPNGWLSGHHLMKSIRLDTLHELPPLATDGCTRLAPPKPENRALLKRLYLQQSWLELLEQADILFAQGVNHLWLDLQWYTHQALTKTGGLHERWADIIQQDLNGLLTRLPGLEALAFNDGTPFADAVTQNWITQQVMAAESWGSEPAASASTAGDDDILQLEPEALAQADSEGVEAALNWLQNRPGARTPRHQWLIRLLMARVAEQYGKNDMALHLLGELEGNATLMTLTQWEPELLFEVKARRLKLLRMKASRTESDKSRLHGEMENLLAGLVALDPARAAVLCG
- the tssE gene encoding type VI secretion system baseplate subunit TssE, coding for MPQPSLYEMLFGNVAGELDLHQVSETNQVVLSVLDNMQRILNCRAGTLSHLPDYGLPDMSKILQGMPGTAHSLLTTLSDTLLKYEPRLKSLNVVLLPQSTPGHLEYGIDAELKELGLVHFGTAFMPEGRVLIRHLKQQHYLNTGESS
- a CDS encoding VasL domain-containing protein, producing the protein MISNTERTVKTGGDPRHFAEFSALRDEIGKLHHPARPDVDWARVEQLCLALFRQNGVELQTTVDFTLARTHIAGLAGLCEGLELLAGLLSHQWSALWPPQTHARVALLAWLSDRLQQVWRTMTLCYGDLALVYRAERALEQLCTQLQTLELKHLSKLDGVRLMLHNAALRLESAEASSDTPVRLRVPARHLGITESPVQPTFSSAAVSEPLVYIVNEPAPPSVQVALSAPPPRWKAGHGFVAGLSLMAVLMVGSFVIWQSLSSPQLEEVLLARAATLPVPLTTKSMDELKNQASDIEWARLAEPVLQASAAQLDQLAQLPPLWAQQQGDALLAQAQQLWPANPEVKRLSTVWQQQRESGAAPLVELKHYALAQDRLRQLAERLNSLDEKKRGYMTVSELKSAVYAIQQPLAKTLPLEELLRQYQEQLASGQTPPSALRQQIDSRFTQLLNRYALLASSSNAQ
- the tssG gene encoding type VI secretion system baseplate subunit TssG: MYPMERKSQSASARLIEQLWDKLPYTQFYRFCQLLEQSQPDAPPLGSHWQVRHDPVRFRPHPGMGFPASEFKRVEIPAHPHLPPTIRTTFMGLYGVESPLPTAYIDDITQRREGHEAVSDFLDIFNHRLITQYYRVWRKYSYPASFSPGGTDKTSRYLLSLCGLGIEGCAQNIATPVSRFLALTGMMRLPTRTSEGIIALVQLLAPETDAHVIAHDRCRIPLRNPLALSARHPASMSNSPVMGSHAVDVNSQVLLRLKTDNPDEAREWLPGGQLHTDLMALLQVYLGSRLHVRLQLTVLRALLPDAQLSCQPKSTGILLGRTAVMRTQRVASTTPTDTEMITINLGRYQRVQENLHRRDTDEYGDYRW